The Mastacembelus armatus chromosome 14, fMasArm1.2, whole genome shotgun sequence genomic interval ACATATCACAGCATGAAATTTATTAATATGACCCAAATATTACAAAACCgcattgattttaaaaaaaaaaaactaagggcaaatattattttattgtaccATATTAATTCTATACAAATATCCATACAACAAGCTTCATAATGAAAATCcagcaaatattaaataaaaaccacaaatcCTAACATATGTAAAATGATATGTTAAGACATCATGTACACATAAAAACCACCGtttgggaaaaaacaaaaaggtagTGAACGTTTCACCTTTCCCTTGACTTTAGGAACCACACATCAGGCATTCATCTTTGTTAGCTAAGGAACAGACCATGGCGGCAGTGTTGCGCTCCTTGGTCTCCTCCTCCACGCTCCTGGCCGACTGGGCCTCCTTTAATTTCTCTTTGTTCAGGGTGAACTGAATGGGGTTGGCAGCAGGCTTCGTCCGCAAGTAGTACATGCCAGTTTTCAGACCctgcaggaaaaaataaataaataagtaaaattagTGTTAAGATGTTGTTTCTTGGCACCATGATCCAACACATCAAATCTGCATTTTTGCAGTAGTGACTCACCAAATTCCAACCATAGAAGTGCATGCTGGTCAGTTTGCCATAGTTTGGCTCAGCAATATGGATGTTAAGGGACTGGCTCTGGTCAATGAAGGCTCCACGATCTGCTGCCATCTTCAGAACAGTCTTCTGGGAGATCTCCCACACAGTTTTATAAAGCTGCTTCAGATCATCAGGGATCTCTTCAATATCCTGTGGACGAGTCAAATATTAACatgatttttaaattatagaAGCATCTACAGCTTTGATAACAAATAGTTTGACCACCTAAGATTTTACTAAGTGTGACTTTGAACCTGGATGGATCCATTGCGAGCAATCAgctgatttttcatttcatcactcCACAGTCCTCTCTCTGTGAGGTCCTTCAGCAGGTGAGGGTTCACAATCTGTAGGGGAGGCAAAAATCATACTTAGCAACCTTTTCCTCTGTGAACACACGACTTTCAAGACACAAGACAGCAAATGCATACAGTGCTGACCTGAAACTCCCCTGAGAGCACCCTGCGGGTATAGATGTTGCTGGTGTATGCCTCAATGGACTCGTTGTTGCCTAGGATCTGGGCAGTGGACGCTGTGGGCATGGGCGCCAGAAGCAGGCTATTCCTCACACCATGCCTGAGGGGACACAGGGGTAGGGTAGAGTTGCATTAAGGGATAAGCTATAATCTCCACATACAGCTGATATGAGCTATGAATATCAAGGACAAGGAAAACATTTAGTAAGACCCACTTTGCGATTTTCTCCTTTAGTACTTTCCAGTCCCACAGATCCGTTGGGGTTTTACCCCACATGTCATACTGAAGGatctggaaaagaaaatcagttaGTATCTGTGTACAAACTGCTAAACTCTTTCCCAGGATGATTTCGAGGCATCGTGAGAACTACTCACTCCCTTGCTCACAGGAGAACCCGAGTAGGTTTCATAAGTGCCAAGCTCTTCTGCCAGCTCACAGCTGGCCTCCAGGGCAGCATAGTAGATGGTCTCAAAGATCTGAATGTTGAGCAACTGGGCCTCTGGGCTTTCGAATGGATAACGCATAAGGATGAAGGCATCGGCCAGACCCTGCACACCAATTCCAATTGGCCTATGACGTTTGTTAGATCTTTCAGCCTGTAAAACAGGAAAGAGGAGACATTTCTTAGTACTGACCTGGCTGCACGGTCGATGGAGAAACAACACTATACAAGAAGGCATACCTCAGGCACTGGATAGTAGTTGATGTCAATAATCTTGTTCAGGTTCTTGACAATGACTTTGGTGACAAATGCAAGCTTTCTGAAGTCAAAAGTCCTTTCTGGTGTGACATACATATTTAGGGCAATGGATGCCAGGTTACACACTGCAACCTGAAttgaagaataaataaacacagtttaaaaaacagaattgaCAAGAGAAACATGTGAAATCTATAGCTAACAATATAATATCTTCATGCCCTCACCTCATCTTTGCTGGTATACTCTATGATCTCTGTGCAGAGATTGCTGGATTTGATGGTCCCAAGGTTCTGCTGGTTGCTCTTCCTGTTGCAGGCGTCCTTGTAGAGCATGTATGGTGTACCAGTTTCTGTCTGAGACTCGATGATGGCGTACCACAACTGCTGAGCCTTCACCACACGCTTAGCCCTGCCCTCTTTCTCATACCTGAGGGAATCATGGGACAAGTCAGAACTGAAATACAAGATGTTTCTAAGGAGAGAGTTTGATGTACCGATCTTACCGAGCATAGAGCTCCTCAAACTCCTCTCCCCAACAGTCATTTAACCCAGGACATTCACTAGGGCACATCAGAGACCAGTCCTGTAAGAGTAGCAGAGAAGCAGTAAGACTCTAAGCATCCAGTGGCATATATAGCTAGTTCAAACTGTGACTTATGTGGGATCTGATTTCCTCCAGTATTCACCTCATTGCTTTCCACTCGCTTCATAAAGAGGTCTGGGATCCACAGGGCGAAGAACAGGTCTCTggctctctgctcctctttacCTGTATTCTTCTTCAACTCTAAGAAGTCAAACACATCAAAATGCCATGGTTCCAGGTAGACAGCGAAGGCCCCAGGTCTCTGAAAAGGAAAACACGGAGACTCAGGTGATTAGACTTGTTCCCACAGGTGTCTCTAGAGCAACAGTGTTCAGTTTTCCATTGTAAACCTTCATCTTTACCTTGTTGCCACCCTGATCAACATAACGTGCTGTGTTGTTGTAGACACGAAGCATAGGAACTAGCCCATTGGACATGCCAtttgtctgtaaaacaaaaaccaatttCAATAATCtaaaaatttaaaatggacATTAAATCTTTTCTGTAGCTCTTTAATTTTAGTGCCTGTGATGTGTATTTTCCTCACCCCAGCAATATAGCTGCCTGTTGCTCTGATGCAACTAACTGCCAATCCAATACCTCCAGCTGATTTGGATATGAGGGCACACTGCTTCAGTGTGTCATAAATACCTTCGATGCTGTCATCCTTCATGGATAgcaaaaaacaactgcaaaaacccaaacaaacaaacaaaaaaaaaagattaattttaaaaaagtttaataGAAAGCATTAAGAGATTTGGTCAACTTTGCTCAGAGGCAAGTCCTCACCTGGACAGCTGTGCGCTGTTGGTGCCAGCATTGAACAGAGTAGGTGAGGCATGGGTGAACCACTTCTCTGACAGCAGGTTGTAGGTCTCAATGGCTGCGTCGATGTCTCCTTTATGAATCCCGACAGCCACTCTCATTAGCATGTGCTGGGGTCTCTCAGCAACTACACAGATTAGATATGAATTAACAACCACACAATTAAAATACCCAAACGCTGAATGACAAGCTTCTCAAGAAGTTAGAGAAAAACGAACGCTCACCTTTGCTGTTAATCTTCAACAAATATGACCGTTCAAGAGTCTATTAGAGTAAAACGACAAATTTGATTTATAACCCAAGGATCAGAATGAACTGTCAAATATATGATTTGTGAAAATGAGTTGTTATTACCTTGAACCCAAAAAAGTTGTAAGAGAAATCTCTGTCGTAAATGATAGCTGAGTTGAGGCGCTGTAAAGAATATAGGGTATTATATTATGGAAATGAAAATCACAATTACAGTAActtcaaaatgaaacacattaaaatgatcATATCAAGAGTAACATACATCCTTGTTTTCAAGGACAATATCAAGTGTCTCTTTGGAGATCATTGGAGAATGGCGTTTATTTAAGGGGTTGACATAGTTGTACAGGTCTTCCATCACATctacaacagcaaaaacaaaagacgTAAACAAAAGTGTAAAATCATTAGTAATAATTTAACCACTTAACCATTTAACAGTGTAAAATGAACCAAGCCAAAGTGGGTCACCTCACCTGACCCAGAGATTTAGGGTGTGGGGCTGTTCTTTTTGCTGTCACGTACTAATGAAACTAATGAGACGCCTCAGGTTCTGGGTCGCTAACTACCCAGGCCAACAAATATCTCACATACATAAATGACTTTTACTCACCACTGAACACTTTCTTGGTCTCTTTGTGCAGGTTGGACACTGCGATTCGTGCAGCCAGGATCGCATAGTCAGGATGTTTAGTGGTGAGTGTGGCAGCAGTCTCTGCAGCCAGAGTGTCCAGCTCCAAAGTGGTGACTCCGCTGTACAGACCCTGGATCACCTTCATTGTAATCTGGGTCTGCAGAGACagatataaaacaatattttacacATAGTAGAAAAGAACAGTGAGCCTGCAAAAAGTGTCACTCCATTACttcatatttctctttttaacaTTAATAGGATTTTTGTATTGGGAACTTACAGGGTCAACAAAGTCAGTGTTGAGTCCGTAGCAAAGCTTTTGTACTCGAGAGGTGATCTTATCAAAAGTAACAGCCTCCTGGCGTCCATCTGAgagataaaacatttcattattattcTTCTGACTTGGTTAACCTctgagaatattttattaatatactTGCAAAGTATAATTGTCTCACAGTTAATGATTAATTAGGAGGAAAGGCAGCAGAGTGGACACAGGTTGAACCAGTTACTATGACAACAAAACAGAGGCTCCTAATTGCTACTTGGCGCCTTTACAATAGGCCAACACCTGccaataatcataataatattaatattaataataattattattattattgttattccTACACATCACTTATAGAGGGACGTCTGTCAGAgcctttactttgaaaaaacacttaaacatTAATTTCTAGAGAACATAATTGGACCAACAAGCTTGATAATATAAAGTGTCGACAGTGTCGCTGCTTTTTAACATGgagatgtatttaaaataaagacaaccGGTAACAAACCTaccacataaaaacataaaactctcAGCTTTTGTCTCCTTTTACACAAGCCTTTGTTCGGCGCTTCGGTGGAAACAGCGCACAAAGAAACTAACAACACATTTCGCTCTGACTGAAACTGAGAATAAGACTAGACTGCCAAACGCATTATTCCTTTGTAACGCTACTTTGAATATTTTTCACGGCGTAGGCACATTTTAGGAGTTTTAAAGGACTGCACAGCCCCCTCATCCTAACACTGCATTTCCCGGCAGACCTTGGcagtaattaataaattaattagaTACTGTACCTCGTTTAATCACATGCATTTTGGCCACAGTGCAGATGTTGTCCTGATGTTAACTTCTCTGCTGAGGACTTGAATGAAAACCCTGCGGTACAAAGTCGCTGTAGTTGGTTATTACACTGTGACAACAAGCGGACAACTCAAACTGAGCGCCAACAGCTCACTGCTTTGTGACCAATCAGAGAAGACGCCTGCTGATCTTTAAACCAATCACAATCCGATGCTCAGGCCTTTCCTATTTCCGGTTGCCTTTTCCGGGAGTAATCTGGCGGGATATTTCAAACCAACAGGTGTAATGATATGTAATTACTTTAACCTGAGGAGTGTTTCATCTGTGCAGTTAGGACTGTTTTTGCAATCACGTTTTCAAAAAGCATGGCAGAGTgattttttacatttgacatCCAGTGGTGCAAAGTAACTGGGCACGTTTTCTAAGGTGTATACATTTGGATAATGTGTGCTTTACTcaagtatttctgttttatactATATATTTTGACTCTGTTGCATTTCTTACTACACAAGATTTATTTGACAGTATTATTTCTACTGTCTGTGATAATTATCAAAAAGTATGCTGATGAATTATGTATCacttattaattatttatagaTTAAGCTATAATCGGTAAAAATAGATAACTGTCTATAATAATAAGCTGACTATAACTTCTAACAGCTAATTTCTACACTGCTATATTGTTATTGTAAAGGATCTGAGCATATCTATTTGCAATCCACTAAGCGAGTCTCTGAAGTAGcccaacaacctcacacactcacactcactcctatgggcaatttagaatcaccaatcaacctgacatacatgtttttggactgtgggaggaaaccaaaccagagtacctggagaaaacccacacaagcacagggagaacatgcaaactccacatagaaaggtccctgctgggtttcaaaccaggaaccttcttgctgtgatgcaacagtgCCCAGTTTTCAtcactaagccactgtgctaCCCTCCTGCAAAGTAAGTcgatttaataataatattgtaataCTGATTTGGCCAATAAACAGCCCACAGGAAACCCCAGGTTTAGTATTTGAGCTACATTTTTTCctgtactttattttgaagagcAAAAAGCCCAACAGACCGGATGTGACCCTTTTGGACTGGTTGCTAACGCTAATGGACCCGGAAGGATAAAGCAGCACTTCGAAGATGGCCGGGGTGTTTGAGGTGGAGGTTGACGGTGTAGAGCACGACCACGGACAGGACCACCACCATGACCCGAACCAGGTGACAGCAACAGCCCACACCGACTTACAGATAAAACAGAGCGAGGGAGGGAATTTAATCTGCCGGCTCAGACCTCTGTGTTGTGGACCAGCTGCTCCTCCCGGGTTGAGCCCAGGGTGGGCAGCTGGCTCCAGTGGTGTGATGTGTCGGTGCGTGGTTATTGTTCACGGTCCATGGCATGTAAGTGTCTGAGCTTCGTGCAGCAAAAAGCGTCGGTGAAAAGCATTTAGCGATGCTAACGTCAGGCTAGCTAGTCGGCGTTAGCTTGTAGTCCAGTGTTATCAGGTTAAAGCGGTTATTTTTATTAAGCCGCCGATTATTGGAGCCTCCTTCACCCCGCACACAGATCCTGGTCAGGAAAGGTTTGGTTTATTTTGACCCATTAACTCCCCAAATAAAGATGATGTGGCTGATTGGGTCGAAGGTCACGTTTAGCCAAACCACTTCCTGTGGGATTTCAGTATTATGGCTGAAACACACCTGATACATGCACATTATACCCTTGTGTTTGGCTTACTGCCTCTTCCAGTGTAAAGTGGTAAGAAACACAGGGGGTCTCCAGAATAATGGGTGAAGCTGACTGGTGTTTAATTAAGTGTGGAGGGACTTTTGCATGTCACAGACCCGTGATTACTTTGTGGAAAATAACACCTGATGACTCAAACAGGAAAACTGTGGCCACAGTTCACAGCAGAATGTGTGATTGGAGCAATGAGTAGGTGTAAATCCAACCAGGACACCTGTTTGTGTCCCCACTGCCAGCCTGTAATTAAATGcattacagacagacaggaagctgAACTAACAGGAGACCAATGCATCACTTCCTGCTGCCAACTTGAAATTTCAGTCAACATGAAATAGGTAAACAAGCCCAACGACTTGGGAGGGACTATAACTGTGAAACTGACTTAATGGCTGCACGATATGTGGCAGGTGGTGAATTTCTGAAAATGTCTAAGTTTTATTGTTTCAGCTACTCTTCTGATGAAGTGTAATGAACACTAATActcaatattgtttttttttttgtttctttagttTGATGTGTCGAAGCTCTCACCAGAGGAGAAGTGGAGGTTAGTGTCTTTGACAGTTTTTGACACTATAAtctgattgttttctctctcaaaTGTGTTCAGATAGTCACTAATCTGCAATAAAGAATCTAAAGTTACACTTGCAAagatttttattcattaataagTTTCTTGCTAAAAGCACTCTATCCAAAGAAGCTGGTCTTTGCCTGTATTGTCTCTGTAATATGTTTTGTGTAACATGGTCTGTCCAGGCTGGACTGTCTCATAGTACAGTAACATCACACGATTTCTGATTATTAAGGTTCACATGTTTCAGTCTGTCCCAGTCATTGCTATTAAGAGAAACAAGTGGACAGAGCAGCCTAATGCAGTGGTAAAGCAGTGGTGGCCTAAGTGTGTGGCAGGGTTAAAGCTGGGTGGGGCAAGCTAGAACGCAGTGCTTCCCCACCCTCAACAACACCAACTGCAATCCCATTGGAGGTGCTCAGTCAGACTGTAGGTGTGCTGGGCAGGGCCCAGGTGTGAATGTGCCTAACTCTgtgaaaatgatcaaattaaaTGATAAGGGCATTCatgtaaaaattatatttctctcAATGAAACTGCtctgaattaattaattatctATCTATATTAGCTATGTAACAATTGCTGAGTATGCCCTTCTCCTTCCACAGGGTGGAGCATGCAAGAATGCATGCTAAACACAAAGGCCATGAGGCCATGCACGCAGAGATGGTGCTGATCCTCATAGTCACCCTGGTTGTCGCCCAGCTAGTCCTtgtgcagtggaaacagagacATCCAAAGTCATACAATGTAAGACACTAAGGGCGTATGTCAAATGTTTGAAGCATGACATGCAAAGTTTGAACATAACATAAGATGATGTgctatttaaataatttgtttattttgtatacaATACACCTATCATGTGAAGTCgtgggtgttttttgtttgaggAACAGCATTGGCATTTTGTCCCTCATGATGGTGCTTCTGACAAGTACACTCTGCTCTCTTGTAGCTGGTGACTCTGTTCCAGATGTGGGTAGTTCCTCTCTACTTCACTACCAAGCTTCACTGGTGGAGGTTCCTGACCACGTGGTTCATCTTCTCTGTAATCACAGCATACATCTCTTTCCGTGCTACTCGCAAGCCGCTGGCCTGCACCACACCGAGGTAATCATTCATTACACTTTATCATACCCAATAAATGAAGAGATCTGTCTTTCCATGAAGGCAGATTGAGCAGCTCATGACATTTACTAACACTTTGCTTCTGTTTGGCTGCTGTAGGTTGGTGTATAAGTGGTTCCTCCTCCTCTACAAGATCAGCTATGCCACAGGAATAGTTGGCTACAGTGTTGTCATGTTTACACTTTTTGGTATAAACCTAATATTCAGGTATGTGTTGTCAGTTCCAAGACATTTGTTTAGCCTTGTTTTTCCCTCAGTTCAGTGCTGTAAATATTCAAACCCCTGTTAAACCACTGAAAGTCAAACTCTTCAAATGTTAGGCTGCTTCTGACCAGACTGGTCCTCTTGTCTggaatgacattttattttctatttcaaaTGTATAGAGTTCTTTTTAAAGGGGTGTCTCTGTCCCACATATAGCACATGGTTGCCACTACATGATGTTGtgttgcctcttttttttttttttttttccctaacaGCCTTTTTGGTCACTGCTCTTATGATTTATTTGAATCAACCCAATTAACAGGCCATTTCctcatctttttccttttgttttaatCTGTCTCTGTAGTTGGTTACCGATTGTCGACGTATGCACCATGAAGCACCACAGACAAAAGGAAATCTATACAGATTCTAACCCTGATGGCATAATAGAATTTGACTGATTTTtatgagggggaaaaaaagagcaatCTTAGCTGTGTGTGAAATGGGAGAACGGTTCCGAACACCCAAACCAGGAGACTTTCTTCTGAGTTTTCTTGCTTAACTGTCGCTCACAGAACCTGTTTTAGTACTTCTGACTGTTGAAAGTAAAATagtcatgttgtttttacagATTATGTAGATGCTAAGCGGTTAGTCAGTCTGTTATGGCTTCGTTAGTTTAGTGAGGCTGCACAAGAATGTACCCTCCATTTGTTACAACCTTTAGTACCTTTTCAGGAAATATTTACTACATATAAGTCTGTTTCAAACTACAtcaattgtaaaaaaaaaaaaaaaaaaagtttgtggCAGAGATTTTGGCTTATTCATTTTGGCATGACTAAATATGTAATGAAAAGCCAAAACAGTTTAATGTGTTTTGgacatgtattttaaaatagcaTCAGCACACACCAGATGGACAGACATATCTGTCCCATGGAcgaaacaaaacatgattttggATGCAGCTGCAGCAAGATTAGTCAGAGCTGTGATTGTCATTGTCCTGTCCAGGATAAAGCCAGAGGATGCAATGGACTTTGGCGTTTCCCTTCTGTTCTACGGTCTGTACTACGGAGTACTAGGGCGGGACTTTGCAGAGATGTGTGCAGACTTCATGGCTTCAACCGTTGGGGTTAGTAGAGATATTGGggagtgtgtatgtttctgtgccCTGTTGAAGGTAACGACTGtgagcttttctctctctctctctctctcgctctctttttttcttcttagtaTTACAGTGCATCCGGCATGCCGACCAAGCACCTCTCTGACAATATCTGTGCTGTGTGCGGCCAGCCCATCCTTGTAGATGTCAGTGAGGAGGGGATTATTGAGAACACATACAGATTATCCTGCAACCATGTGTATCCTTCctgcgaaaaaaaaaaattattctgcATATCAGTGAACAAGAAGTTCTAGTGTACAGCAATTTTCATCAGAAGTGGGCCTGCATGAGTGCCTAAAGGGGAAATGACATTGTAAACCTGACCTTTATGTGTGACTATTGATATTTTGACTCATAATCTGAACTTCCTTTACTTCCTCTAATATTATCACATGCTTGTGCACTGTAAATGCCATGTAACCCTGTCtactgtcatgtttttttgtgtatgttttcattatatttttacactatATTTCTATACAACTAGGCCTAAAATCCAATATCGGTTGTGTTCTAACCATAAATAATGGTTTAATATCACATCTCCCTCTCAGTGTTGTGTCTTCAGCCTTAACTCGCCATCCAGGTTCCATGAGTTCTGCATAAGAGGATGGTGTATTGTCGGAAAGAAGCAGATGTGTCCGTACTGCAAAGAGAAGGTGGATCTGAAGAGGATGTTTAGTAACCCGTATCCTTTTTATTCTGTAACTCTCACACATTGAAGCTTCAcctgttcttttcttctctgctgcgTTATTTCAGTGTTCCATTCGCTGAATATCCTACTAACTCCTGAGCTGATTGGTTTAAAGTGAGAGGTCATATAGAATGAAATGCAGTGCTCACGTACAGGCTGTTTCATATGTAAGTGAAGCAAACACCTCATGGAGAAGTTCTAAAAGTACCTTGAGAGCCAAACTTTTAAACTGGACATTTACAGTCACAAGTGACATGTAGTGAACACTCAGAAAACCCACTTATGCCAAGTTACTGGAGAAGGACACCTTTCCGGTAACAGAAAGGAAGTTTCAACCAAGGAGttctggtgattttttttttttttttttttagttgagaCATAGTTTGTACATGAAGTTCCTGTTCCTTTTTGTGGCTCAGAGTAAATATTTTACCAAAATTTGTTATATGTGTAACTCCATAAAATAAATGAGGTTTTACAGACACTGAAAGTGCCCCTTGTGCTCATATAGCAGCGGTTGCATGTTGAAAAAACATTACACTAGCACCTTTTGTCACACAGTTTTTAATTCTTGATGATTGCAAGTGAAGATTTTATTCCTTAActacttactttttttttttttttttttttttttttttttttttagctgggAGAGGCCGCATGTCATGTATGGACAACTTTTAGACTGGCTTCGGTACTTGGTGGCTTGGCAGCCTGTTATTATTGGATTGGTGCAAGGTATCAACTATGTCCTCGGTCTGGAGTAACCTGTTACTGGCAGAAATGGACTTACCCGCCATACAGAGAAGATATGCACTGGCTCAAAAGACTGTGGGCCTATCATGTAAAACACCAATGAAAAGTGTCTATacttttttgtatatatttataggCCCATGTTATCTGTATTTACaattcatttgaattttattAGTGATCTAAATTTGGTCGTCTTCACACAAACGTTATACATTAAGTGGTTAGAGAGGGGCTTTTGCTAATTAATGTCTTAAATGTTAATACTTAAAGGATCATGCTAGAGTTTTTCATCCTCATGTCAATCACATATTAGTAATATTATATGGAAATTAAGATTAATCATGTTTCCCTTCTGCTTGCTAAATAAGTGAGCTGAGTATCCACAGGCTTCCTCTGCAGTCATTTTGCAACAGGCTCCTTTATTGTACTGATATTGTACTGATATAGCTGTTTGACCCGCTTGACACTAATTCCATTATCATTAGCAGAAGTGACATGAATGAGTTTCCTAAGTGTTGACAGTCATGAACCATGTGAGTGGAGGCTTCATTCGtcatggggggtgggggggtactGATCATAAACAAAGAGGATTCCACATCCAGATCCTCTTAGGGTGGAACTTCTTTTGTTGCTGGATTTGAAAATGTCCCAATTGTCTCATTGCCACTCATCCCTAGTAACAGTCTGTGCTTTGACCACTAAccccccctcccacacacacacaaaatctcgCTTCACTCAGGGTCATCTCTTTTTAAGTGTTAGTTCATTTAAATTActaaaagaaaggaaacaaaacattttctcactttctctagCCATAGCCATGCTGATAGTTTTGGTTTGATTCTGTGAGCTGTTCTTTGGaactaccttttttttttttttttattccaaagaAATAGTCCCTGTGAAACCTTTTCTTGGGCGTTACCAGTATACCTAAATTTTATTCACCTCCACTGCACTGAGGCCTCACCTGATGAAACCAAAATCTATAAACATGGCTAGACATCACTAGAGGTAAATGAGATCAGATGAGGATATAAAGCGTCTGTGAATGATCCTTTAACTCAGTGAGAGTgcaaatgtcttattttaatgtGATCTGTTCAACCCAAGGTCTCCATCTAAACCAAACGGTTTCTGGAAGATGAGATGGTCCGTTGTCTTTTGCAGGTACTGGTGACAGTACCATCTTCATTTTGTCTACTTTATTTTAGTTGGATCTTTTAGTTGGGGACTGTGTTCACCAAGGCTAACTTGATCATTCTGTTCTGGTGTCAGTGTTTTGATTAAGATCCAGTAATAAATGTCACATGGTTTAGattttttgtttcagtgcttCATCCATGCGTACTTCAAGTGTTGTTCCACCATAAACCACCATATTCTTTTTcgaaaaaaaattattaaaaaaaaaaaaatcttggttTATGTAAAACGTGCAGTATGTGCCAACAGCCATCCAGGAACAAGTGGGAATAATTTATGAGGAAATCCCCATTTACTGTATGTCCACACGTTATGTGAGTGGGTGTAAGGGAAGTGaattgtttgtgtatatatatatatagtaatcCCAACCAGAAGTCACCGACCAAAACCTCTTGCTGAAGGAGTCAGTATGAAGCTGTCATCTCTTGTCAAAggtaatatttaattatatcaAGTTACTCATTTTCACTGTATTATGGCATTGGTTGTTAATATGTTGCCTCTGCAATAGCGCTGggatgtttgtgtctgctgcCTGCAGAGGGATTTCCAGGTAAAGTTTGTTCTTTGCAtggtaatgttttttttgttttgttttgtttttttaatgtaataaattaattttgttaaCCTAAATTTATCCTTTAGTTTCAGAGGATGGCTCTCCAGAGATCATTGGTCCAGATCACATCCAAGTAAAGGCTCATCAAGGTGGCGCAGATGACCAATTGCTACAAagttttattcagatttttaaGGGACTACAGGTCTTGTTGTTTGTGGGCAGCTAAAGGGGG includes:
- the rnf121 gene encoding E3 ubiquitin ligase RNF121, with the translated sequence MAGVFEVEVDGVEHDHGQDHHHDPNQFDVSKLSPEEKWRVEHARMHAKHKGHEAMHAEMVLILIVTLVVAQLVLVQWKQRHPKSYNLVTLFQMWVVPLYFTTKLHWWRFLTTWFIFSVITAYISFRATRKPLACTTPRLVYKWFLLLYKISYATGIVGYSVVMFTLFGINLIFRIKPEDAMDFGVSLLFYGLYYGVLGRDFAEMCADFMASTVGYYSASGMPTKHLSDNICAVCGQPILVDVSEEGIIENTYRLSCNHVFHEFCIRGWCIVGKKQMCPYCKEKVDLKRMFSNPWERPHVMYGQLLDWLRYLVAWQPVIIGLVQGINYVLGLE
- the LOC113142856 gene encoding ribonucleoside-diphosphate reductase large subunit-like, with product MHVIKRDGRQEAVTFDKITSRVQKLCYGLNTDFVDPTQITMKVIQGLYSGVTTLELDTLAAETAATLTTKHPDYAILAARIAVSNLHKETKKVFSDVMEDLYNYVNPLNKRHSPMISKETLDIVLENKDRLNSAIIYDRDFSYNFFGFKTLERSYLLKINSKVAERPQHMLMRVAVGIHKGDIDAAIETYNLLSEKWFTHASPTLFNAGTNSAQLSSCFLLSMKDDSIEGIYDTLKQCALISKSAGGIGLAVSCIRATGSYIAGTNGMSNGLVPMLRVYNNTARYVDQGGNKRPGAFAVYLEPWHFDVFDFLELKKNTGKEEQRARDLFFALWIPDLFMKRVESNEDWSLMCPSECPGLNDCWGEEFEELYARYEKEGRAKRVVKAQQLWYAIIESQTETGTPYMLYKDACNRKSNQQNLGTIKSSNLCTEIIEYTSKDEVAVCNLASIALNMYVTPERTFDFRKLAFVTKVIVKNLNKIIDINYYPVPEAERSNKRHRPIGIGVQGLADAFILMRYPFESPEAQLLNIQIFETIYYAALEASCELAEELGTYETYSGSPVSKGILQYDMWGKTPTDLWDWKVLKEKIAKHGVRNSLLLAPMPTASTAQILGNNESIEAYTSNIYTRRVLSGEFQIVNPHLLKDLTERGLWSDEMKNQLIARNGSIQDIEEIPDDLKQLYKTVWEISQKTVLKMAADRGAFIDQSQSLNIHIAEPNYGKLTSMHFYGWNLGLKTGMYYLRTKPAANPIQFTLNKEKLKEAQSARSVEEETKERNTAAMVCSLANKDECLMCGS